Part of the Triticum aestivum cultivar Chinese Spring chromosome 4D, IWGSC CS RefSeq v2.1, whole genome shotgun sequence genome is shown below.
TAACTTTTTGATTAGAGGATTCTATAGCCCGATATGAACTTAGAGTCAGTTATTCATAACTAGTATCCTACTTGAAATCTACACTTAATGTGATCACTATATGATGCTCCAGCCAGAAAACCCCCAAAGAAGATGGGATAAATTTGACACCCTTTCCCATCATCCATGCCTGCTGCCCACCTCAGTATGGAAGTAGTGATCTTCAAGGGTCACAACCTTTTTTTTGGGATGTTTTGCAGCCTTAATTGAGAATTGCTTACTCGAGTCTATTGTGATGCAGATGCAAACCAGAATATGCATCTAGGATCTGGAATTCTTATTGCAGTGCCGGTTCCCAAGCAACATGCAGCTTCAGGAAAGGTTATAGAGTCTGCAATACAGCAATCCCTCAAGGAAGCAGAGTACAGTCCCAGTTCCTTGCTCTCTTTTCTCTTTCTGTATGTGTGCGCGTGCACGTGCAGTTGGGTTAACATGTATGTTTATGAACAATATAATGTCAATCTAATTATTTGCACTTTGTTTCTCAGTGATAAAAGAATAATAGGAAACGCGATCACCCCCTTCATCCTCGACAGAGTGAAAGTACTAACTGGAGGATCTTCATTGGAAGCCAGTATCCTATAATTTTATTTTGCCCTGTGGTATATTTTAGGGATATTGCATGATTTATccattttcatttgtaattttgaATTTCGGTAGTTACTGTGCCTATTTCTTAAATGCACAGTTTGTCTTTTCTACCATTCTCAAATTCTAGCAATTAAATATTGAATTGGACCTTGTGAGAAAAATGACGAAGGCACATGTGGGCATACAATTCTCACCCCTTCTTTTCGCGTCCTCTTGTGGTTTCCTACATTTGCAGAAACTTCTCCTTAGCATATTCAGATATTGCACTTGTGAAGAACAATGCTCTCACTGGTGCTAAAATTGCTGTAGCCCTTTCTGATCTTCGCAAGAGAGTAACAAACAGTAAGTTGATATTGacttcactaaaaaaaattatagGTGGTTCTATGAGTTACCATCTTTAGAAGCAAAAACATCCTGCTCGTACCATGCGTTATGCAGGGTTTGGAAAAGTGCCAGCAAGTGGCCTGGTTCCCATTTACCAAGCTCCAGTCTGCTCATACCAAACCTTCCATGTTCCAAGCCCTTATTCCACTGGATATGTATATTCTCATTTATATTATATCTTATGTCTCAAAACAACTTGAATCTCGATATGAAAGTACAGTTTCCAAATGCAACAAGCCAGAAACTAGGCAAAGAACTGGAGTTGTTGAAGCTAGATCTTGGGCAGTACTGGTCTACGAGCCCAAACCCTGATATGTTTTAACCATAAAGCATGGAAAAATTGCTGCTGCTGTTAACTTGCCTGATCTGTACTACTAGGTTATTGAGAAACCACGCTAGAGCTAGATATGGCAAAATCTGACTTTTCTTTTGAGTGGTAATAAAATCTGACTGTTTTGGACCTGCTGTAACAGGGCCTGTGAGGTCTGCCCTGTAAAGCTCCTGCTGAAGGAGCATGTGAAGTTGATGATGCCAACAGCTGACCGGAACTGGAGTGTTGCCAAAGATACCAATTCCTTGCACATCGTGAATCATCATCTGGCTTGCGCATTCCGTTCTTGCTATTTTGTATCTTGTTGGAAGGCTGTGTTAGCAGTAACATCTGAATAAATAAGTTTTAGCGGACGTCTCGTTCTGGCCTATGAAATTATTACCGCCTTTGTTGTAGGCAGATCCTATTCGGCGCGTAGGTCGCCCGCTAGCGACATAGCGTGCAAACTTCCATTTAGGGTTTATTCTCCACCGGTTTTGGGAAAGTTCTAGAAACTTCCTTGAaccagttttttcttttttttcctttcttttttcttctggttttttctttctttttcttttgtttacattttttttcatttttcaatttttgcgaacatttttaaaatcgtgaacatttttcgaaGTTGCAAACATTTCTTtttcaaatcatgaacatttttcaaattcatgatcattttttacaaatttgtgaacaattttggaattcgtgaacattttttcaatttcaCGAACACTTTTTTGCTTTCATGAACTTTTTtatgaaatgcatgaacatttatCGAATTCATTAAAAAAAATTAACCGATAAAGTTTTTATGAAATTTGAGAACAATTTTTAAATTCAAGAAATTGTTTTTCGTTttttgaacatttaaaaaaaatcatgaacattatttgaattcgCGAAATTTGGTTcaagttcatgaacattttttgaatatgcgaacattttttgaatatgcgaacattcttttaaaatcatgatttttaatgtgcatacattttatgatttcttaAACATTGTTCCATAATCATGGACGTTGTTTTCTGAATTCAAGATCATTTTATGATTtcttgaactttttttttcaaaattcgcAATTATTTAGTAAGTTATAAACTTTTTGAAATCCTGAACTATTTTAAGAAAGAAAAAATGCAAAAGAAAACGAAAAAGCAGGTGGCGTCCCGCCCCATGCATGAGCCGGCCCAACAGGGTGTGTCGGTGGGCTGGCGGGGGATGGGGGCGTTGCTTGTTTCGGCGACTTCTGACGCCCAGGTCGCCAAGGGAGCTCCTAACGGGCGCCTTTAGCGCCAGTTCGCAGTTCGGGCGCCCACGCGGCtgtgaactgggccggcccagcaaaaagTCAGTGGATAGAGCTCGTTTGCGACCAAAAACAGCCAAAAAATGGTTTCCCGACATGATCGATCTCGCACCGTCCAGCAGCGAACGACAAGGGCTAACCAACTAAACTACACCGCACTACTGACCACAAAGCAGGGCAAATATTTAAAATACATCTGTCGCCGGGCAATTTATTAGTACACATATAAACATTTATTGTAGCGCTTTGATTTTTAAATTATTTGAAAATAGTTGGGAAAAAATGTCATGAATTACAGTaaagttcattgatttttaaaAAGATCGTGTTACGTAAAAtttcatcgactttgaaaaaaagttcacaattttgaaaaaagttcatcgatttttgaAAAAAGTGCACCGATTATAAAAAAGTTTatcgactttgaaaaaagttcacgattttgaaaaaagtccatcgactttgaaaaaaagttcacgattttgaaaaaaaagttcacggttttgaaaaaagttcatcggttttggaaaaaggttcgtcgattttgaaaaaagttcatcgattttgaaaaaacagttcatcggttttgagaaacagttcatcgattttgaaaaaagttcatcgctttcaaaaaagttcatcgactttgaaaaaagttcatgatttggaaaaaagttcatcgactttgaaaaaagttcatcggttttggaaaaaggttcgtcgattttgaaaaaagtcatcaattttgaaaaaacagttcatcggttttgagaaagagttcatcgatttgaaaagagttcatcgatcttgaaatagttcatcgacttggaaaaaaagttcatcgattttgaaaaagagttcatcgattttgaaaagtgttcattgattttgagaaaaaatcatcgaatttgaaaaaagagttcatcgattttgataaaaagttcattgaattcgaAAAGGTTCATCGAAATTGCAAAAAAATTCGCACATTTACAAAAAAAGtaaaagaataagaaaagaaaagtgaaaaaaaagaacaggaaaaagaaggagaagaaaatGTCGCGACCTGGAGAAACAGTAAAAGTATGGGAAGAGGCTTACAGACACCAAAGTGTTCGTTGCCTTGTGATAAGTGCGTTGCTCTCTCAGACGAGTCGTCCCAGGTTCGAACCATCACACTCACCATTTTTTGATTTGACGCAGTTTtaacagaaaaaaaagaagaaggaatgggccggcccagcgcggcgCGGGGATATGCGCCCGTTTGCGCGCAGCGAAGAAACGGGCGCCGTTTAGGATTTGCCGGTCGCCAAATAGGAGCTTCCTTTGTTGCATACTCCCCGTGTTCCCTTTTATAAGATGTTTCACACATTTCAGACATGCCCAAAACAGTTCAAAACGAACTGGTTAAAACGCGAAATCACTAATCGAGAAGTACTCCTTATAAAGAGCACTCTTCCCTCcgcaggttgtgacaagtggcacgCTGGATGTGCGGcacttgtcgcaacctgtgagTTTTTTTTCGTAGATCTATTTATTCAAAACGTATTATCTcttcgtgcgtccaaatctcaaatcgttttcactgttggattctttgcgtcgagatcttcaaaactaggtcTCATGTTGTTAGGTATTGACAAACTTTTTTCTTCATGAAAAAACCCGGCCGAAAAAACCGGACAAAAAGAAGAATTGGGAGTGCGTTCTTTTTCCTTTTCGGAAGCCGTTTTTGGCCGTGCTTCTCGtgaaagcaaatccgtgcctcttaTACGgaaaaaaaagagaatttttgttttttgtttttgagagGCCGTGTCTCTCGTGAAAGCAAAGCCGTGCCtcaagccgaaggcgcgccgccatcatcgcccctccctcccTGGAGCAGGGCAAGAAACCATTATCATCgataggtggtctacggatctagatgtaatttttttaTTCGTTATACTATCATGATTAATGGTCAATAGTAGATCGGAAGTTTTCTTAAAAAAAAGTTTGGCATGGATCCCAGTGAGTGTAGCTATCCCGAGCCAAACGGCTGCTTCTCCTCCACTGCTCCATCCAATGTCTAGAAAATGTCTATCTACTTTAGCTCGGCGAGGCAATGGCAGCGCTGCGTCCGCTATCCAGTGGCCTCCACGACGCGCTCGCTCTCACCACACCTCGTCCTCCACGCCTGACCATCCTCGCTCCGCCCAACTCGCAGATGCTCACCTCCTCGCTCCCGCCTCCCACCCTCCCGGCCACAGGCTCGAAGCCTGCAGCCAAGCCcaaacccgccgccgccacctccgtcCCCGCCGCGGCCACGGCCCGCCTCGACGATGGCGGGAGCGGCCGCCTGTCCGCGCTCATCCGCTCCCTCTGCGCCGCTGGCCGCACCGCCGACGCCGCGCGCGCCCTGGACACGGGCGGCGACGACGCCGGCATCGTCGCCTACAACGCCATGGTCGCCGGGTACTGCCGCGCCGGCCAggtcgccgccgcgcgccgcctcgcGGCCGCCGTCCCGGTCCCGCCCAACGCCTACACCTACTTCCCCATCGTGCGCGGCCTCTGCGCGCGGGGCCGGATCGCCGACGCCCTCACGGTGCTCGACGAAATGTCCCTCAGGGGCTGCGCGGCCACCCCGCCCATGTGCCACGTCATCCTGGAGGCCGCGTGCAGGGGCGGCGGGTTCAGGAGCGCCGTGAGGGCTCTCGAGGCGCTGCATGCCAGGGGCTGCACGCTGGACTCCGGCAACTGCAACCTGGTCGTCAGCGCCATCTGCGAGCAAGGGTGCGTGGACGAGGGGGTGGAGCTGCTGAGGAAGCTGCCATCCTTTGGCTGCGAGCCGGACATTGTTAGCTATAACGCGGTGCTCAAGGGCCTGTGCATGGCCAAGAGATGGGAGGACGTGGAGGAGCTCATGGACGAGATGGTTAGGGTGGATTGCCCGCCCAATATCGCCACTTTCAATACCCTCATTGCTTACCTGTGCAGGAACGGGTTGTATGAGCAGGTGCATGAGGCCCTTTCGCAGATGTCGGAGCATGGGTGCACACCGGACTTAAGGATGTACGCGACCATCATCGACGGGATTTGCAAGGACGGGCATCACGAGGTTGCAAACGATATTTTGAGCAGGATGCCTTCTTATGGTCTCAAGCCCAATGTTGTCTGCTACAACACTGTGTTGAAGGGTCTATGCAGTGCTGAGCGGTGGGAGGAAGCTGAGGACTTGCTCGCTGAGATGTTTCAGAAGGATTGCCCCCTCGATGACGTGACATTCAATATACTCGTTGATTTCTTTTGCCAAAACGGGTTGGTCGACAGGGTAATTGAACTTCTTGAGCAGATGTTGGAGCATGGTTGCATGCCGGATGTCATCACATACACTACGGTAATCAATGGCTTTTGCAAAGAAGGGCTTGTTGACGAAGCTGTCATGCTTTTAAAAAATATGTCATCGTGTGGATGCCAGCCAAATACCATAAGCTATACTATTGTGTTGAAAGGTTTGTGCAGAGCGGAGCGCTGGGTAGATGCCGAGGAGCTGATCTCTCATATGATTCAACAAGGCTGTCTTCCGAATCCTGTTACATTCAATACACTCATCAATTTCCTGTGCAAAAAGGGATTAGTGGAGCAGGCAATTGAGCTTCTTAAGCAGATGTTAGTCAATGGGTGCAGTCCTGACCTTATTAGCTACAGCACGGTAATTGATGGACTTGGTAAAGCTGGTAAGACGGAGGAAGCATTCGAGCTGTTTAATGTTATGATCAGCAAAGGGATCACCCCAAATACGATAATTTATTCATCAATGGCATCAGCTCTGTCTAGAGAAGGTAGAACCGACAAGGTTATTCAGATGTTTGACAGGATCCAAGATGCCACAGTGAGGTCTGATGCAGTGCTTTACAATGCTGTCATTTCTTCGCTTTGCAAAAGATGGGAAACTGATCGTGCCATTGATTTTTTTGCCTACATGGTATCAAGTGGGTGCATGCCCAACGAATCAACCTACACTATACTTATTAGAGGTTTAGCTAGTGAAGGATTGGTAAGGGAGGCACAAGATTTGTTGAGTGAACTGTGCTCAAGAAGAGCTGTCAGAAAGCACTTGGTGAGACAT
Proteins encoded:
- the LOC123098676 gene encoding pentatricopeptide repeat-containing protein At1g09900 codes for the protein MAALRPLSSGLHDALALTTPRPPRLTILAPPNSQMLTSSLPPPTLPATGSKPAAKPKPAAATSVPAAATARLDDGGSGRLSALIRSLCAAGRTADAARALDTGGDDAGIVAYNAMVAGYCRAGQVAAARRLAAAVPVPPNAYTYFPIVRGLCARGRIADALTVLDEMSLRGCAATPPMCHVILEAACRGGGFRSAVRALEALHARGCTLDSGNCNLVVSAICEQGCVDEGVELLRKLPSFGCEPDIVSYNAVLKGLCMAKRWEDVEELMDEMVRVDCPPNIATFNTLIAYLCRNGLYEQVHEALSQMSEHGCTPDLRMYATIIDGICKDGHHEVANDILSRMPSYGLKPNVVCYNTVLKGLCSAERWEEAEDLLAEMFQKDCPLDDVTFNILVDFFCQNGLVDRVIELLEQMLEHGCMPDVITYTTVINGFCKEGLVDEAVMLLKNMSSCGCQPNTISYTIVLKGLCRAERWVDAEELISHMIQQGCLPNPVTFNTLINFLCKKGLVEQAIELLKQMLVNGCSPDLISYSTVIDGLGKAGKTEEAFELFNVMISKGITPNTIIYSSMASALSREGRTDKVIQMFDRIQDATVRSDAVLYNAVISSLCKRWETDRAIDFFAYMVSSGCMPNESTYTILIRGLASEGLVREAQDLLSELCSRRAVRKHLVRHFGIV